One stretch of Bradyrhizobium canariense DNA includes these proteins:
- a CDS encoding YciI family protein — protein sequence MLYAILCYHDEDAVGSWTKEQDAAVMQKLGVVQDKLAKQGRLGPVARLLPTTAATTLRKENPPVVLDGPFAETKEQLLGFYIVDCNNLDEALDVARDLGAANPGGAYEIRPVGLLNPGSIKT from the coding sequence ATGCTCTACGCGATCCTTTGCTACCATGACGAAGATGCCGTCGGCTCCTGGACCAAGGAGCAGGACGCCGCCGTGATGCAGAAACTCGGCGTCGTGCAAGATAAACTCGCCAAACAGGGCCGGCTCGGGCCGGTCGCGCGGCTGTTGCCGACCACCGCTGCGACCACCCTGCGCAAGGAGAATCCGCCTGTCGTGCTCGACGGGCCCTTTGCCGAGACCAAGGAACAGCTGCTCGGCTTCTACATCGTCGATTGCAACAATCTGGACGAGGCGCTGGACGTCGCGCGCGATCTCGGCGCCGCCAATCCCGGCGGCGCTTACGAAATCCGTCCCGTCGGCCTGCTCAATCCCGGGAGCATCAAGACGTGA
- a CDS encoding RNA polymerase sigma factor: MTDTAWIDAALTSARPQAVGALLRYFRNLDTAEEAFQNACLRALKSWPQNGPPRDPAAWLIMVGRNVAIDDIRRSRKQEPLPEDDVISDLDDAEERLAERLDGSHYRDDILRLLFICCHPDLPPTQQIALALRIVSGLTVKQIARAFLVSEAAMEQRITRAKARVADADVPFETPGAVERTERLSVVAAMVYLIFNEGYSASGDTAEIRSSLCEEAIRLARLLLRLFQGEPEIMGLTALLLLQHARATARFDADGALVLLDDQDRGLWNQKMIAEGLALIDKAMRHRQSGPYQVQAAIAALHARAAKPSDTDWTQIDLLYGALEIMQPSPVVTLNRAVAVSKVRGPEAALEMIEPLGERLSNYFHFFGVRGAFLMQLGRNDEARIAFDHAIALANTTAEAAHIRMHLDRLMRDSQPQGAKAGK; this comes from the coding sequence GTGACCGATACCGCCTGGATCGATGCCGCGCTGACCTCGGCGCGCCCCCAGGCGGTCGGCGCGCTGCTGCGCTATTTCCGCAATCTCGACACCGCCGAGGAAGCCTTCCAGAACGCCTGCCTGCGCGCGCTGAAAAGCTGGCCGCAGAACGGGCCGCCACGCGATCCGGCGGCGTGGCTGATCATGGTCGGACGCAACGTCGCGATCGACGATATCAGGCGCAGCCGCAAGCAGGAGCCGCTGCCCGAGGACGACGTCATCTCCGATCTCGACGATGCCGAGGAGCGGCTTGCCGAGCGGCTCGACGGCTCGCATTACCGCGACGATATCTTGCGGCTGTTGTTCATCTGCTGCCATCCCGATCTGCCGCCGACGCAGCAGATCGCGCTGGCGCTTCGCATCGTCTCCGGGCTGACCGTAAAACAGATCGCGCGCGCCTTTCTGGTCAGTGAGGCCGCGATGGAGCAGCGTATCACCCGCGCCAAGGCGCGGGTCGCCGATGCCGATGTGCCGTTCGAAACGCCAGGCGCCGTGGAGCGAACCGAGCGGCTCTCCGTGGTCGCCGCGATGGTCTATTTGATTTTCAACGAGGGATATTCCGCCAGCGGAGACACCGCCGAAATCCGCAGCTCGCTGTGCGAGGAAGCCATTCGCCTCGCGCGGCTATTGCTGCGGCTGTTCCAGGGCGAGCCCGAGATCATGGGGCTGACGGCGCTATTGTTGCTGCAGCATGCCCGTGCCACTGCGCGTTTTGATGCCGACGGCGCGCTGGTGCTGCTCGACGATCAAGACCGTGGCCTATGGAATCAGAAGATGATCGCGGAGGGACTGGCGCTGATCGACAAGGCGATGCGCCATCGCCAAAGCGGGCCCTATCAGGTTCAGGCGGCGATCGCGGCCCTGCATGCCCGCGCCGCCAAACCCTCGGATACCGACTGGACCCAGATCGATCTGCTCTATGGCGCGCTTGAGATCATGCAGCCGTCGCCGGTAGTCACGCTCAATCGCGCGGTGGCGGTATCCAAGGTGCGCGGGCCCGAGGCGGCGCTTGAAATGATCGAGCCGCTCGGCGAACGGCTGTCGAATTATTTTCATTTCTTTGGCGTGCGCGGCGCATTTCTGATGCAGCTCGGTCGCAATGACGAGGCGCGGATCGCCTTCGACCACGCCATCGCGCTCGCCAACACCACGGCGGAAGCGGCCCATATCCGCATGCATCTCGACCGCCTGATGCGCGACAGCCAGCCGCAAGGCGCAAAGGCTGGGAAGTAA
- a CDS encoding 2-hydroxyacid dehydrogenase produces the protein MNKGTLALLIHGATENWSPARWKSRFDQVCPDRRVLLLPDSGFDPAEVHYAAVWKPSPGELAAFPNLRVIFNLGAGVDALMADGRLPNVPLVRVAVSDLTARMTEYVVLHVLMHHRQELYLRASQREKRWAPKSQWPASAISAGIMGLGTLGADAARALAKLGFRVSGWSRSPKEIDGIDCFHGQAQLEPFLQQTDILVCLLPLTPDTRHILNRGLFSRLNRSSPMGAPVLINAGRGGLQNEADILACLDDGTLGAASLDVYATEPLPPDSPFWTHPKVVLTPHNAADTDPDEISKYVARQIERFEAGGTLENIVNPTRGY, from the coding sequence ATGAATAAAGGCACGCTTGCCCTCCTCATCCATGGCGCGACCGAAAACTGGTCGCCGGCGCGATGGAAAAGCCGATTTGACCAGGTATGCCCTGATCGGCGCGTTCTGCTGCTGCCCGATTCCGGGTTCGACCCTGCGGAGGTCCATTACGCCGCGGTCTGGAAGCCCTCGCCAGGGGAACTCGCCGCATTTCCAAATCTGCGGGTCATTTTCAACCTCGGCGCCGGCGTCGACGCGTTGATGGCCGATGGCCGCCTGCCGAACGTGCCGCTGGTCCGCGTGGCCGTCTCCGATCTCACCGCGCGCATGACGGAATATGTCGTGCTTCATGTGCTGATGCATCACCGGCAGGAACTTTACCTGCGGGCCAGCCAGCGCGAGAAACGCTGGGCGCCCAAATCTCAATGGCCGGCGAGCGCGATTTCGGCTGGGATCATGGGCCTCGGCACACTTGGCGCAGACGCGGCGCGAGCGCTGGCGAAACTCGGCTTTCGCGTCTCCGGCTGGAGCCGAAGTCCGAAAGAGATCGACGGCATCGACTGCTTTCACGGCCAAGCGCAACTCGAGCCGTTTCTGCAGCAGACCGATATCCTGGTCTGCCTGTTGCCGCTGACGCCGGATACGCGGCACATCTTGAATCGCGGATTGTTCTCAAGGCTCAACCGCAGCAGCCCGATGGGCGCGCCGGTCCTGATCAATGCCGGGCGCGGCGGCCTGCAAAACGAAGCCGATATTCTTGCATGCCTTGACGACGGCACGCTTGGTGCGGCTTCGCTGGACGTCTATGCCACCGAACCGCTGCCACCGGACAGTCCGTTCTGGACGCATCCGAAGGTCGTGCTGACGCCGCACAATGCCGCCGACACCGATCCCGACGAGATATCGAAATACGTCGCGCGGCAGATCGAGCGCTTTGAGGCCGGGGGAACGCTCGAAAACATCGTCAATCCCACGCGGGGGTATTAG
- a CDS encoding DoxX family protein produces the protein MPTIADTAAVSKPALWTGRALSGLVIVFMLFDGAIKLVPWPVVTETMDRMGYGSSETLARSLGLITVVCTVLYAVPPTSILGAILLTGYLGGAMASHVRIDSPLFSQILFGFYLGLMVWGGLWLRNRSSRALMLFSR, from the coding sequence ATGCCGACGATTGCGGACACCGCAGCGGTCTCCAAGCCAGCGCTTTGGACCGGCCGCGCCCTGAGCGGTCTCGTTATTGTATTTATGCTGTTCGACGGCGCCATCAAGCTGGTGCCGTGGCCGGTCGTCACCGAAACGATGGACCGGATGGGTTATGGTTCGAGCGAAACGCTGGCGCGCAGCCTTGGCCTCATCACCGTCGTCTGCACCGTACTGTACGCGGTGCCGCCGACCTCGATCCTCGGCGCCATCCTGCTGACCGGCTATCTCGGTGGCGCGATGGCATCGCATGTGCGGATCGACAGCCCGTTGTTCAGCCAGATCCTGTTCGGATTTTATCTGGGGCTGATGGTCTGGGGCGGGCTGTGGTTGCGCAACAGAAGCTCGCGCGCATTAATGCTGTTTTCGCGCTGA
- a CDS encoding SRPBCC family protein, translating to MFEIIAIVAVVLAIAIAIVLILAAIKPETFSVERAISVKAPADKIFPLINDFHQWGSWSPYENKDPAMNRSYSGAASGKGAVYAWEGNSNVGSGRMEILDISVPSKILIKLDFFKPFEGHNTAEFIMLPQGDATNPTTDLTWTMRGPAPFMSKVMQVFMNLDRMIGKDFEIGLANLKRLTEK from the coding sequence ATGTTCGAAATCATTGCCATCGTCGCCGTCGTGCTTGCGATCGCCATTGCGATTGTTCTGATCCTGGCTGCAATCAAGCCGGAAACGTTCAGTGTCGAGCGCGCAATCAGCGTCAAGGCGCCGGCCGACAAGATCTTTCCGCTGATCAACGATTTTCACCAGTGGGGATCATGGTCGCCTTACGAGAACAAGGATCCCGCCATGAATCGCAGCTATAGCGGCGCGGCGAGCGGCAAGGGCGCGGTCTACGCGTGGGAAGGCAACAGCAATGTCGGCTCAGGCCGGATGGAAATCCTCGACATTTCGGTGCCTTCGAAAATTCTCATCAAGCTCGATTTCTTCAAGCCATTCGAAGGCCACAACACGGCCGAGTTCATCATGTTGCCGCAGGGTGATGCCACAAACCCGACCACTGACCTTACCTGGACGATGCGTGGTCCCGCACCGTTCATGTCGAAAGTGATGCAGGTGTTCATGAACCTGGATCGCATGATCGGCAAAGACTTCGAAATCGGCCTCGCCAATTTGAAAAGGCTCACCGAGAAATAA
- a CDS encoding VOC family protein produces MQINPYLFYDSNCEAAFKFYERVLGGKIEMMLRNEEAPESMPSPPERKKNIMHARMSIDGQVLMASDAPPEHFHKPQGFSVSLTVGDPAEAERKFKALCEGGSVNMPFSKTFFSRGFGMVVDQFGIPWMVNCPLEGH; encoded by the coding sequence ATGCAGATCAATCCCTATCTGTTTTACGACAGCAATTGCGAAGCAGCTTTCAAGTTCTACGAGAGGGTTCTCGGCGGAAAAATCGAGATGATGCTGAGGAATGAGGAGGCTCCGGAGTCGATGCCGTCGCCGCCGGAACGAAAAAAGAATATCATGCACGCCAGGATGTCGATTGACGGCCAGGTGCTGATGGCCTCGGATGCGCCCCCGGAACATTTCCATAAACCGCAGGGCTTTTCGGTCTCGCTGACGGTCGGCGATCCCGCCGAGGCCGAACGCAAGTTCAAGGCGCTCTGCGAAGGCGGCAGCGTCAACATGCCATTTAGCAAGACTTTCTTCTCCAGGGGCTTCGGCATGGTCGTCGACCAGTTCGGCATTCCCTGGATGGTCAATTGCCCGCTCGAGGGCCACTGA